One window of Mesorhizobium sp. WSM4904 genomic DNA carries:
- the aztA gene encoding zinc ABC transporter ATP-binding protein AztA — MTNACLTFSDLTLGYNSHPAIHHLNGIVRKGSLTAVVGANGSGKSTLMKGIVGVLKPMEGKVARAPGMRTAYLPQQSELDRSFPARVVDLVSLGLWPKRGMLGRYTKEDRESVSKALMAVGLGGFEKRPIDTLSGGQLQRTLFARVLLQDADLILLDEPFNAVDHKTVGDLIQLIKRWHGEERTIMVVVHDLELVRQNFPETLLLARQPVAWGDTKETLRPENLLKARRFHEAWEENAPWCEPSEHDHGHDHAHGDHAHAHDHHHDHQHGTGPRAA; from the coding sequence CGGCATCGTCCGCAAAGGTTCGCTGACCGCCGTTGTCGGCGCCAACGGCTCGGGCAAGTCGACCCTGATGAAGGGCATCGTCGGCGTGCTGAAGCCGATGGAAGGCAAAGTGGCGCGCGCGCCCGGCATGCGCACCGCCTATCTGCCGCAGCAGTCGGAGCTCGACCGCAGCTTTCCCGCGCGGGTCGTCGACCTGGTGTCGCTCGGCCTGTGGCCCAAGCGCGGCATGCTCGGCCGCTACACCAAAGAGGATCGCGAGTCCGTCAGCAAGGCGCTGATGGCTGTCGGCCTCGGCGGCTTCGAGAAGCGGCCGATCGACACGCTGTCCGGCGGCCAGCTGCAGCGCACGCTGTTTGCCCGCGTGCTGTTGCAGGACGCCGATTTGATCCTGCTCGACGAGCCGTTCAACGCGGTCGACCACAAGACCGTAGGCGACCTCATCCAGCTGATAAAGCGCTGGCATGGCGAGGAGCGCACGATCATGGTCGTCGTGCACGACCTCGAACTCGTCCGGCAGAATTTTCCGGAGACCCTGCTGCTTGCCCGCCAGCCCGTCGCCTGGGGCGACACGAAAGAAACGCTGCGGCCGGAGAACCTGCTCAAGGCACGGCGCTTCCACGAGGCCTGGGAAGAGAATGCGCCCTGGTGCGAGCCCTCCGAACACGATCATGGCCACGACCACGCGCATGGCGACCATGCCCATGCGCACGATCACCATCATGACCATCAGCACGGTACCGGACCGAGGGCGGCGTGA
- the aztB gene encoding zinc ABC transporter permease AztB: MDFLYGLFIAPFADFAFMQRALFGSLMLSLGACPVGVFLMLRRMSLSGDAMAHAILPGAAAGFLLYGLEILPMTVGGLIAGIIVALGAGAVSRFTIQREDASMAAFYLISLAVGVLMVSIRGSSVDLMHVLFGTVLALNNEALALIGGIVVVTLASLAIFWRALVAECLDPLFLRSVSRMGSPVHFVFLGLVVLNLVGGFQALGTLLSVGLMMLPAAAARFWTVRVEPMCGLAVLIGFASCIAGLLLSYHASLPSGPAIILSAGVVYFFSIVFGSRGALRARIVHHRHRTA, encoded by the coding sequence ATGGATTTCCTATACGGCCTGTTCATCGCGCCTTTTGCCGATTTCGCCTTCATGCAACGGGCGCTGTTCGGCTCGCTGATGCTGTCGCTCGGCGCCTGTCCGGTCGGCGTCTTCCTGATGCTGCGGCGCATGAGCCTTTCGGGCGACGCGATGGCGCATGCCATCCTGCCGGGTGCGGCCGCCGGCTTCCTGCTCTATGGCCTCGAGATCCTGCCGATGACTGTCGGCGGCCTGATCGCCGGCATCATCGTGGCGCTCGGCGCCGGCGCCGTCTCGCGCTTCACCATCCAGCGCGAGGACGCCTCGATGGCGGCCTTCTATCTCATTTCGCTCGCCGTCGGCGTGCTGATGGTGTCGATCCGCGGCTCCAGCGTCGACCTGATGCATGTGCTGTTCGGCACCGTGCTGGCGCTCAACAATGAGGCGCTGGCGCTGATCGGCGGCATCGTGGTGGTGACGCTCGCCAGCCTCGCCATCTTCTGGCGCGCGCTGGTCGCCGAATGCCTCGATCCGCTGTTCCTGCGCTCGGTGAGCCGCATGGGCAGCCCGGTGCATTTCGTATTCCTCGGCCTCGTCGTGCTCAACCTCGTCGGCGGCTTCCAGGCGTTGGGCACGCTGCTGTCGGTTGGGCTGATGATGCTGCCGGCCGCCGCCGCGCGCTTCTGGACGGTGCGCGTCGAGCCGATGTGCGGGCTGGCGGTGCTGATCGGCTTTGCTTCCTGCATCGCCGGGTTGCTGCTCTCCTATCACGCATCGCTGCCCTCCGGCCCGGCGATCATCCTTTCGGCCGGCGTCGTCTATTTCTTCTCGATCGTGTTCGGCTCGCGCGGCGCGTTGCGCGCCCGCATCGTGCATCACCGCCACCGGACCGCCTGA
- the aztC gene encoding zinc ABC transporter substrate-binding protein AztC, protein MLKSVRAVLAMSVITLSTFASASAFAAPLKVVASFTVIADFAKNVGGDRVDITTIVGPDGDAHVYEPSPADAVAMAKADVVLVNGLHFEGFLQRLVDASATKASIVTLTKGITPIDFKPEFADADAAEGAGTGGGKTVTDPHAFQSIDNAKIYVKNIADAFCTADSEGCDSYKANAAGYTTKLDALEAEVKAAIQSIPEAKRVVITSHDAFGYFEHEYGLTFLAPQGISTDSEPSAADVAKLVEQIKQDKAAAIFIENITNPRLIEQIAGETGIKVGGTLYSDALSQPNGPAATYIDMMHNNITQIKGAILGS, encoded by the coding sequence ATGCTGAAATCCGTCCGCGCCGTCCTAGCGATGAGCGTTATAACATTAAGCACCTTCGCAAGCGCGTCGGCCTTCGCGGCACCGCTGAAGGTGGTGGCGAGCTTCACGGTGATTGCCGACTTCGCCAAAAATGTCGGAGGCGACCGCGTCGACATCACCACCATTGTCGGGCCGGACGGCGACGCGCATGTCTACGAGCCGAGCCCGGCCGATGCAGTGGCGATGGCGAAGGCCGATGTCGTGCTGGTCAACGGCCTGCATTTCGAAGGTTTCCTGCAGCGGCTGGTCGACGCCAGCGCCACCAAGGCTTCGATCGTCACCTTGACCAAGGGTATCACGCCGATCGACTTCAAGCCGGAATTCGCCGATGCGGACGCTGCCGAAGGAGCCGGCACCGGCGGCGGCAAGACGGTTACCGACCCGCACGCCTTCCAGTCGATCGACAATGCCAAGATCTATGTGAAGAATATCGCCGATGCCTTTTGCACAGCGGATAGCGAGGGTTGCGACAGCTACAAGGCCAATGCGGCCGGCTATACCACCAAGCTCGATGCCCTGGAGGCCGAAGTGAAGGCGGCGATCCAGTCGATCCCGGAAGCGAAGCGCGTGGTCATCACCTCGCACGACGCCTTCGGCTATTTCGAGCACGAATATGGCCTGACCTTCCTGGCGCCGCAGGGAATCTCGACCGATTCCGAACCGTCGGCCGCCGACGTCGCCAAGCTGGTCGAGCAGATCAAGCAGGACAAGGCGGCGGCAATCTTCATCGAGAACATCACCAATCCGCGGCTGATCGAGCAGATCGCCGGCGAGACCGGCATCAAGGTCGGCGGCACGCTCTATTCCGACGCGCTGTCGCAGCCCAACGGCCCGGCAGCGACCTATATCGACATGATGCACAACAACATTACACAGATCAAAGGCGCCATCCTCGGCAGCTGA
- a CDS encoding TIGR01244 family sulfur transferase produces MEYRQISDDYSVSGQIQPEDIAAIKDAGFRSVICNRPDNEQPGQPSADSIKAAAEAAGLAFRYIPVISGQITIDNVEDQAEALDELEGPVFAYCRSGARCTNLYGLIQQQRG; encoded by the coding sequence ATGGAATACCGCCAGATCAGTGACGACTATTCGGTCTCCGGCCAGATCCAGCCCGAGGATATCGCCGCCATCAAGGACGCCGGCTTCAGAAGCGTGATCTGCAACCGGCCGGACAACGAGCAGCCGGGCCAGCCTTCGGCCGACAGCATCAAGGCGGCGGCTGAAGCCGCCGGCCTTGCCTTCCGCTACATCCCCGTCATCAGCGGCCAGATCACCATCGACAATGTCGAGGATCAGGCCGAGGCGCTCGACGAGCTCGAAGGCCCCGTGTTTGCCTATTGCCGTTCAGGCGCGCGCTGCACCAACCTCTATGGGCTGATCCAGCAGCAGCGGGGTTGA
- a CDS encoding Lrp/AsnC family transcriptional regulator, whose product MDDARLDQFDRKILALLQGDARLTNNDLSERVNLSASQCSRRRQRLEEDGYIRGYRAVLDRDRLGFSLVNVISVTLATHNRDNARRFGELVARLPEVQEAHALTGEMDYILKVVTPDLKSLSEFVNGVLLPHESVQHVKTAIVLETLKETGALPI is encoded by the coding sequence ATGGATGACGCGCGTCTTGATCAGTTTGACCGCAAGATACTGGCGCTTCTGCAGGGCGATGCACGGCTCACCAACAACGACCTGTCGGAGCGCGTGAACCTGTCGGCCTCGCAATGCTCGCGCCGCCGCCAGCGGCTGGAGGAGGATGGCTACATCAGAGGTTACCGCGCCGTGCTCGACCGCGATCGTCTCGGCTTTTCGCTGGTCAATGTGATCTCGGTGACCCTGGCCACCCATAACCGCGATAATGCCCGCCGCTTCGGTGAGTTGGTGGCGCGGCTGCCCGAGGTGCAGGAGGCGCATGCGCTGACCGGCGAGATGGACTACATTTTGAAGGTGGTGACGCCCGATCTCAAATCACTGTCGGAGTTCGTCAACGGTGTGCTGCTGCCGCATGAATCGGTGCAGCATGTGAAGACGGCGATCGTGCTGGAGACGCTGAAGGAGACCGGCGCGCTGCCGATTTAG
- the hppD gene encoding 4-hydroxyphenylpyruvate dioxygenase: MGPFPHDAPPAKISKQNPAGTDGFEFVEFAHPEPAKLAELFTRMGYVAVAKHRTKDITVWRQGDINYVVNAEPGSHAMKFVDKHGPCAASMAWRVVDAKHAFDHAVSKGATPYEGTDKALDVPAIVGIGGSLLYFIEAYGEKGSAYDAEFEWLGERDPKPEGVGFYYLDHLTHNVYRGNMDKWWDFYRDLFGFKQIHFFDIDGRITGLVSRAITSPCGKIRIPLNESKDETSQIAEYLKKYNGEGIQHIAVGTDAIYNATDKLAANGLKFMPGPPDTYYEMSHERVHGHDEPIERMKKHGILIDGEGVVDGGMTKILLQIFSKTVIGPIFFEFIQRKGDEGFGEGNFRALFESIEQDQIKRGVIKLDGKAA, encoded by the coding sequence ATGGGTCCCTTCCCGCATGACGCACCGCCCGCCAAGATCAGCAAGCAAAATCCCGCCGGCACCGACGGCTTCGAGTTCGTCGAGTTCGCGCATCCGGAGCCGGCAAAACTCGCCGAGCTCTTCACCCGCATGGGCTATGTCGCGGTGGCCAAGCACCGCACCAAGGACATCACCGTCTGGCGCCAGGGCGACATCAATTATGTCGTCAATGCCGAGCCCGGCTCGCATGCGATGAAGTTCGTCGATAAGCACGGCCCCTGCGCCGCCTCGATGGCCTGGCGCGTGGTCGATGCCAAGCACGCCTTCGACCATGCCGTGTCGAAAGGCGCGACACCTTACGAGGGCACCGACAAGGCGCTCGACGTGCCGGCCATCGTCGGCATCGGCGGTTCGCTGCTCTATTTCATCGAGGCTTATGGCGAGAAGGGCTCGGCCTATGACGCCGAGTTCGAGTGGCTTGGCGAGCGCGACCCGAAGCCCGAAGGCGTCGGCTTCTATTATCTCGACCACCTCACCCACAATGTCTATCGCGGCAACATGGACAAGTGGTGGGACTTCTACCGCGACCTGTTCGGCTTCAAGCAGATCCACTTCTTCGACATCGACGGCCGGATCACCGGGCTGGTCAGCCGCGCCATCACCTCGCCCTGCGGCAAGATCCGCATTCCGCTCAACGAATCCAAGGACGAGACCAGCCAGATCGCCGAATACCTGAAGAAGTACAATGGCGAAGGTATTCAGCATATCGCCGTCGGCACCGATGCGATCTACAATGCCACCGACAAGCTCGCCGCCAATGGGCTGAAATTCATGCCCGGCCCGCCCGACACCTATTACGAGATGTCGCACGAGCGCGTGCACGGCCATGACGAGCCGATCGAACGGATGAAGAAGCACGGCATCCTGATCGACGGCGAAGGCGTCGTCGACGGCGGCATGACCAAGATCCTGCTGCAGATCTTCTCCAAAACCGTGATCGGCCCGATCTTCTTCGAGTTCATCCAGAGGAAGGGCGACGAAGGCTTTGGCGAAGGCAATTTCCGGGCGCTGTTCGAGTCGATCGAGCAGGACCAGATCAAGCGCGGTGTGATCAAGCTGGACGGCAAGGCGGCGTAG
- a CDS encoding type II toxin-antitoxin system prevent-host-death family antitoxin, which yields MNVSIAEAKAKLSELVSRAEAGEEIVLTRHGKVAARIVPPAVVEPLPRIGALKGKIWIADDFDELGPGWDQYVK from the coding sequence ATGAATGTTTCCATTGCCGAGGCCAAGGCCAAATTGTCGGAACTTGTAAGCCGCGCGGAAGCCGGTGAAGAGATCGTGCTTACGCGCCATGGGAAGGTTGCCGCGCGTATCGTACCTCCGGCAGTGGTGGAACCACTGCCACGTATCGGAGCCTTAAAGGGCAAGATCTGGATCGCGGACGATTTTGACGAACTCGGTCCTGGATGGGACCAGTACGTGAAATGA
- a CDS encoding type II toxin-antitoxin system VapC family toxin: MTTGPFLADTHIILWSISDDRRLSDHHRAILESDAVVFASAASVWEISIKRSIRKLHAPDDLPALLPRMRFQPLTVTLQHAHAVGDLPPHHGDPFDRLLIAQAQIENLTILTSDPHFARYEVALA; encoded by the coding sequence ATGACGACCGGCCCGTTTCTCGCCGACACCCACATTATTCTCTGGTCGATTTCGGATGATCGACGTCTCAGCGATCACCACCGCGCAATCTTGGAATCGGACGCGGTGGTTTTCGCGAGCGCGGCAAGTGTTTGGGAAATTTCGATCAAACGATCAATCCGAAAGCTTCATGCGCCAGACGATCTGCCAGCATTGCTTCCAAGAATGCGATTTCAGCCGCTCACCGTGACTCTTCAGCACGCCCACGCGGTCGGCGATCTGCCTCCTCACCATGGCGATCCGTTCGACCGGTTGCTGATCGCGCAGGCGCAAATAGAAAACCTGACTATCCTGACATCAGACCCGCATTTTGCCCGATATGAGGTCGCGCTGGCCTGA
- a CDS encoding BrnA antitoxin family protein, whose amino-acid sequence MAKSKLRIKKPDKEFESGKGFTREDWDAVSDNPEWTEEDFRNARPFAEVFPDLADSIRRSRGRPALDNPKKQVTLRLDSDVIARFRAGGPGWQSRINDILRKAAGL is encoded by the coding sequence ATGGCAAAGTCTAAGCTACGCATCAAGAAGCCCGACAAGGAATTCGAGTCAGGCAAGGGCTTCACCAGGGAAGACTGGGATGCGGTTTCAGACAATCCCGAATGGACCGAGGAGGACTTTCGGAATGCTCGTCCCTTCGCCGAGGTGTTTCCGGATCTTGCCGACAGCATTCGCCGTTCGCGCGGCCGGCCGGCGCTCGACAATCCGAAGAAACAAGTGACGCTGCGTCTCGATAGCGACGTCATCGCCCGCTTCCGCGCCGGCGGACCCGGCTGGCAGAGCCGCATCAACGACATTTTGCGGAAAGCCGCCGGCCTTTGA
- a CDS encoding BrnT family toxin: protein MKIVWDEPKRLANIDKHGLDFAALDEEFFLASTIRAAKAGRFMAIGWIVGGVVAVVFARLGSEGISIISMRPANQAERRLFDGKV, encoded by the coding sequence ATGAAGATCGTTTGGGATGAACCGAAACGGTTGGCTAACATCGACAAACACGGCTTGGATTTCGCGGCGTTGGACGAGGAGTTTTTCCTTGCGTCGACGATCCGGGCGGCCAAGGCCGGTCGGTTCATGGCGATTGGTTGGATAGTCGGCGGCGTTGTTGCAGTGGTCTTTGCCCGACTTGGCTCCGAGGGCATTTCGATCATTTCGATGCGGCCGGCCAACCAGGCGGAAAGGAGATTGTTCGATGGCAAAGTCTAA
- a CDS encoding DinB family protein — MTLIEHLRRMARNNLWSNDRLYRAVLALQPGEFEARRTSFFPSIKETLNHIIAVDRLYLDFLTDGGLGAAAYDTFVPFDDVASLAAAQADFDRKLIAFCDRLSEADLDRRVITDRREDGMIPERIGDILAHVFLHDIHHRGQVHAMLSGTSVAPPQLDEFLLDYDIKLRKDEVERLGL, encoded by the coding sequence GTGACCCTGATCGAGCACCTGCGCCGCATGGCGCGCAACAATCTGTGGTCGAACGACCGGCTCTACCGCGCCGTGCTGGCGCTCCAGCCCGGCGAGTTCGAGGCCAGGCGCACCAGCTTCTTCCCGTCGATCAAGGAGACGCTCAACCACATCATCGCGGTCGATCGTCTCTATCTCGATTTCCTGACCGATGGCGGCCTCGGCGCCGCGGCCTACGACACCTTCGTGCCGTTCGACGATGTGGCGAGCCTGGCGGCGGCACAGGCTGATTTCGACCGCAAGCTGATTGCCTTCTGCGATCGTCTGTCCGAAGCCGATCTCGACCGCCGCGTCATCACCGACAGGCGCGAGGACGGCATGATCCCGGAAAGGATCGGCGACATCCTCGCCCATGTCTTCCTGCACGACATCCACCATCGCGGCCAGGTGCATGCCATGCTTTCGGGCACCTCGGTGGCGCCGCCGCAATTGGATGAATTCCTGCTCGATTACGACATCAAGCTGAGGAAGGACGAGGTCGAACGGCTGGGGTTGTGA
- a CDS encoding fumarylacetoacetate hydrolase family protein: MKLATLKNGTRDGKLVVVSRDLTRFTDASFLVPTLQAALDDWRRIAPHLAAMAESLETNAVPSARFHEHDAHSPLPRAYQWADGSAYVNHVELVRKARGAEMPASFWTDPLIYQGGSDSFIAPRDPIRMADEAFGIDMEAEVAVVVDDVPMGAGLAEARDAIRLVMLVNDVTLRAITGPELAKGFGFFQSKPSSAFSPVAVTPDELGDAWDGGKVNLALLVDLNGKPFGRANAGIDMTFDFPALISHAAKTRPLAAGTIIGSGTVSNKLDGGPGKPVSAGGAGYSCIAELRMIETVESGEPKTPFLHFGDTVRIEMKDRAGHSIFGAIEQKVEKYEGEKGT; encoded by the coding sequence ATGAAGCTTGCCACATTGAAGAACGGGACGCGCGACGGAAAGCTGGTCGTGGTCTCGCGCGACCTGACGCGGTTCACCGACGCTTCCTTCCTGGTGCCGACGCTGCAGGCGGCGCTCGACGACTGGCGGCGGATTGCGCCGCATCTGGCGGCCATGGCGGAATCGCTGGAGACCAACGCGGTGCCCTCGGCGCGCTTCCACGAGCATGACGCGCATTCGCCGCTGCCGCGCGCCTATCAGTGGGCGGACGGCTCGGCCTATGTGAACCATGTCGAGCTGGTGCGGAAGGCGCGCGGCGCCGAGATGCCGGCGAGCTTCTGGACCGATCCGCTGATCTACCAGGGCGGGTCCGATTCCTTCATTGCGCCGCGCGATCCGATCCGCATGGCGGACGAGGCCTTCGGCATCGACATGGAGGCGGAGGTCGCCGTCGTCGTCGACGACGTGCCGATGGGCGCCGGGCTGGCCGAGGCGAGGGACGCGATCCGCCTCGTCATGCTGGTCAACGACGTGACGCTGCGCGCCATCACCGGGCCGGAGCTCGCGAAAGGCTTCGGCTTCTTCCAGTCGAAACCGTCTTCTGCCTTCTCGCCGGTCGCGGTCACACCGGATGAGCTGGGCGACGCCTGGGACGGCGGCAAGGTCAACCTCGCGCTGCTGGTCGACCTCAACGGCAAGCCGTTCGGCCGCGCCAATGCCGGCATCGACATGACCTTCGACTTCCCGGCGCTTATCTCGCATGCGGCAAAGACGCGGCCGCTTGCCGCCGGCACCATAATCGGTTCGGGCACCGTTTCCAACAAACTGGATGGCGGGCCGGGCAAGCCTGTTTCGGCCGGCGGCGCCGGCTATTCCTGCATTGCCGAGCTGCGCATGATCGAGACCGTCGAGAGCGGCGAACCGAAGACGCCCTTCCTGCATTTCGGCGACACGGTGCGCATCGAGATGAAGGACAGGGCCGGCCATTCGATCTTCGGCGCGATCGAACAGAAGGTCGAGAAATACGAGGGGGAGAAAGGAACCTGA
- a CDS encoding MBL fold metallo-hydrolase — MSAGETSERLVLLGSKGGPALRPGGPWPSSSLIEIGGRVIVVDCGLGVTRALTDAGVSLKTLDLVFITHLHSDHVLELGPLIHTAWTAGLATPVIVYGPPGTANCWRHFCQAMEFDIEIRIVDEGRPDIRELVSVEEFGEGLVLEERGLMVAALRVDHPPVTDCFALRFEHGGRSVVFSADTAFFPPLAEFARDADILVHEAMLEAGVERLVARTSNGARLREHLFASHSLAEEAGSIATDAGVKQLVLNHLIPADDPLIGEADWTAAVRKTWAGDLTIARDGLVVRLSGDQAAPREETA, encoded by the coding sequence TTGAGCGCCGGGGAGACGTCGGAGCGCCTCGTCCTTCTCGGCTCCAAGGGCGGCCCGGCCTTGCGGCCGGGCGGGCCCTGGCCGAGCTCATCATTGATCGAGATCGGCGGGCGAGTAATCGTCGTCGACTGCGGGCTGGGCGTCACGCGCGCCTTGACCGATGCAGGCGTCAGCCTGAAGACACTCGACCTGGTCTTCATCACGCATCTCCATTCCGATCACGTGCTGGAACTCGGGCCGTTGATCCACACCGCCTGGACGGCTGGGCTGGCAACGCCGGTGATTGTCTACGGGCCGCCGGGCACCGCCAATTGCTGGCGGCATTTCTGCCAGGCGATGGAGTTCGACATCGAAATCCGCATCGTCGACGAAGGCCGGCCGGACATCCGCGAACTGGTCTCGGTCGAGGAGTTCGGCGAAGGGCTGGTGCTGGAGGAGCGTGGTCTGATGGTGGCGGCGCTGCGCGTAGACCATCCGCCGGTGACCGACTGCTTTGCGCTGCGCTTTGAGCATGGCGGCAGAAGCGTCGTGTTCTCGGCCGACACGGCGTTCTTCCCACCGCTGGCCGAGTTTGCGCGCGACGCCGACATTCTCGTCCATGAAGCCATGCTGGAAGCGGGCGTCGAGAGGCTGGTCGCCAGGACCAGCAACGGCGCGCGGCTGCGCGAGCATCTCTTCGCCAGCCACAGCTTAGCCGAAGAGGCAGGAAGCATCGCCACTGATGCCGGCGTGAAGCAGCTGGTACTCAACCATCTCATTCCAGCCGACGATCCTCTGATCGGCGAAGCCGACTGGACCGCTGCTGTTAGGAAAACATGGGCCGGTGACTTGACGATCGCCCGCGACGGCCTTGTTGTACGGCTAAGCGGCGACCAGGCCGCGCCAAGAGAGGAAACCGCATGA
- the hmgA gene encoding homogentisate 1,2-dioxygenase — MTFSYMPGFGNDFETETLLGSLPQGRNSPQRPAYGLYAEQLSGSPFTAPRGTNERSWLYRIRPSVRHTGRFKGMSFPLWKTAPNIGDHELALGQYRWNPVPMPAEPTDFISGMRTMTTAGDAVGQSGMAAHVYVANRSMVDDHFFNADGELMIVPQVGALRFVTEMGVIELRPGEIAVLPRGLVFKVELADKEARGYVCENYGAKFTMPDRGPIGANCLANPRDFKTPCAWFEEKETPCRLIVKWCGAFHVTELGHSPLDVVAWHGNYAPYKYDLATFSPVGAILFDHPDPSIFTVLTAPSGEEGTANVDFVIFPPRWLVAENTFRPPWYHRNIMSEFMGLIHGQYDAKEEGFVPGGISLHNQMLAHGPDASGFEKATRADLKPVKLDNTMAFMFETRFPQMLTRYAAELDTLQENYIDCWAELKKRFNGTPEGDWS; from the coding sequence ATGACCTTTTCCTACATGCCGGGTTTCGGCAACGATTTCGAGACCGAGACGCTGCTAGGCTCGCTGCCGCAGGGGCGCAACTCTCCGCAGCGGCCGGCCTACGGCCTCTATGCCGAGCAGCTTTCGGGCTCGCCCTTCACGGCGCCGCGCGGCACCAACGAGCGCTCCTGGCTCTATCGCATCCGCCCGAGCGTCCGGCACACCGGTCGCTTCAAGGGGATGAGCTTCCCTCTATGGAAGACCGCGCCCAACATCGGCGACCATGAGCTGGCGCTCGGCCAGTATCGCTGGAACCCGGTGCCGATGCCCGCCGAGCCGACCGATTTCATCTCAGGCATGCGCACCATGACCACGGCAGGCGACGCGGTCGGCCAGTCCGGCATGGCGGCGCATGTCTATGTCGCCAACCGCTCGATGGTCGACGACCATTTCTTCAACGCCGACGGCGAGCTCATGATCGTGCCGCAGGTCGGCGCGCTGCGCTTCGTCACCGAGATGGGCGTGATCGAGCTTCGCCCTGGGGAGATCGCCGTGCTGCCGCGCGGCCTCGTCTTCAAGGTCGAGCTCGCCGACAAGGAGGCGCGCGGCTATGTCTGCGAGAACTACGGCGCGAAATTCACCATGCCCGACCGCGGCCCGATCGGCGCCAATTGCCTCGCCAATCCGCGCGACTTCAAGACGCCCTGCGCCTGGTTCGAAGAGAAGGAGACGCCCTGCCGGCTGATCGTCAAATGGTGCGGCGCGTTCCATGTTACGGAACTCGGCCACTCGCCGCTCGACGTGGTCGCCTGGCATGGCAACTACGCGCCCTATAAATATGATCTCGCAACCTTTTCGCCGGTCGGCGCCATCCTGTTCGATCATCCCGATCCGTCGATCTTCACCGTGCTGACGGCGCCGAGCGGCGAGGAGGGCACGGCCAATGTCGATTTCGTCATCTTCCCGCCGCGCTGGCTGGTGGCAGAAAACACTTTTCGGCCACCCTGGTACCACCGCAACATCATGAGCGAGTTCATGGGGCTGATCCACGGCCAGTACGATGCCAAGGAGGAAGGTTTCGTGCCCGGCGGCATCAGCCTGCACAACCAGATGCTGGCGCATGGGCCGGACGCCTCCGGCTTCGAGAAGGCGACACGTGCCGACCTCAAGCCCGTCAAGCTCGACAACACCATGGCCTTCATGTTCGAGACCCGCTTTCCGCAGATGCTGACCCGCTATGCCGCCGAGCTCGACACCTTGCAGGAGAACTACATCGACTGCTGGGCCGAGCTGAAGAAGCGTTTCAACGGCACGCCCGAGGGCGACTGGTCTTGA
- a CDS encoding MarR family transcriptional regulator codes for MEPEVLELESFLPYRLYRLADTVSREFSRVYKERHGLTRPEWRTLSGLGQRGTMTATELGEQSAMHKTKVSRAVAELERRRWLTRAPDENDRRVEHLTLTNAGLAAYREMVPLAKAFEQELLARLSEEERAAIVSGVAALERTLAEKN; via the coding sequence ATGGAACCGGAAGTCCTTGAGCTCGAAAGCTTCCTGCCGTACCGGCTCTACCGGCTGGCCGACACCGTCAGCCGGGAATTCTCGCGCGTCTACAAGGAGCGCCACGGCCTGACGCGGCCGGAATGGCGCACGCTGTCAGGCCTCGGCCAGCGCGGCACGATGACGGCGACGGAACTCGGAGAACAGTCGGCGATGCACAAAACTAAGGTGTCGAGGGCAGTGGCCGAGCTCGAACGGCGGCGATGGTTGACGCGCGCGCCGGACGAAAACGACCGCCGCGTGGAGCACCTGACGCTGACCAACGCGGGGCTCGCCGCCTATCGCGAGATGGTGCCGCTGGCGAAGGCGTTCGAACAGGAGTTGCTGGCGAGGCTGAGCGAGGAAGAGCGAGCGGCGATTGTCAGCGGGGTGGCGGCCCTGGAGAGGACGTTGGCAGAAAAGAACTGA